The Pyruvatibacter sp. HU-CL02332 genome includes a window with the following:
- a CDS encoding TerB family tellurite resistance protein, with product MIKSLFAARPKGQDGEKSSLAGLFSKIADARKSGATTESALDGLDRTQAAAAVLMVEVARLDTDYSGSETDRICSIMQREFGMSLEQASELLNTAEEKHEEAYTNWLFTKTIKEKAGLEERSKVMEHLWDIAYADGELHELEADLLLRIGQAMELPENERIHALERMFAKRVPELAANQS from the coding sequence ATGATCAAGTCACTCTTTGCCGCACGGCCTAAGGGTCAGGACGGCGAGAAGTCATCACTGGCGGGTCTATTTTCAAAAATTGCAGACGCACGCAAATCCGGTGCAACAACTGAGTCGGCACTGGACGGACTCGACCGCACCCAAGCTGCAGCGGCAGTTCTGATGGTCGAAGTCGCCCGTCTGGACACGGATTATTCAGGCAGTGAAACAGACCGCATCTGCTCCATCATGCAGCGCGAATTCGGCATGTCTCTCGAGCAGGCAAGTGAATTGCTCAACACCGCAGAAGAGAAACACGAAGAAGCCTATACGAACTGGCTCTTCACCAAGACCATCAAGGAAAAAGCCGGTCTCGAAGAACGCTCCAAGGTCATGGAGCATCTCTGGGACATCGCCTACGCCGATGGTGAGCTCCATGAACTTGAAGCTGACCTGCTGCTGCGCATCGGCCAGGCCATGGAGCTGCCGGAAAATGAGCGAATTCATGCGCTGGAACGCATGTTCGCCAAGCGGGTCCCGGAGCTCGCCGCAAACCAATCGTGA
- a CDS encoding MMPL family transporter: MIQAIEDFLFGSRRLVLVLMALLTVVTGYFAVAGFKMEAGFLKQVPLEHPYVKTYFEYQKDLPGANLVVIGLRSKTGDMWNVDYFRKLYQITEEARYIPGVDRARLISLWTPNTQILEIHEEGFDLVDVVPGNVTADTMTQADVDSIRDRVLTSDLYGDLVALDETASIILLQLQEAGAGDGDISSTANLALEVADIMEQKIRAPFSDDKTDVLIIGFPKFIGDIAEGATIAVAFFGLAFVLTGIAVFMYVRSFTLAALAIGSSLVSVVWQFGVLGMIGFALDPLAILVPFLVYAIGVSHGMQQVNLIATQIAKGTDGMGAARATFRRLLVPGSMALMTDLVGFVTLYLIPVGVVRDIAIVATIGVALKIITNLIMLPLIASYIPRDDKQVRLFIRARAQRERLMSYIAKIAQPRPAAIVTAMMFVAIGLAYMVSRERHVGDITPGASELRAQSKYNQDTAYIATALSVPTDVLIIILETQPDGCIDPAAMNYADRFSLYMGGVPGVVSVDSLPFAARYFQSIGAEGNLKWRELPPTSRQLIGATAPVPTTTGLLNDRCTILPIIAYMQDHKATTIETVVAAVEAYEDINPSEIVNIRLGMGGVGIIAATNEVIEESEAPLILYVFATIIVLVFLAYWDWRAVICCCMPLLLATFLGYVFMVVLGIGLKVTTLPVLVLGTGIGVDYAFYLYSQIKYYQRQGLGLADAYEGALLSTGMAVVYTAIMLAVGVATWVLSPLKFQADMGALLAFMFLMNMVAAIIGLPAFAAVLERLAPPRGSRPALA; this comes from the coding sequence ATGATTCAGGCTATTGAAGACTTCCTGTTCGGATCACGCCGTCTGGTGCTGGTGCTGATGGCACTTTTGACCGTCGTCACAGGCTATTTCGCGGTTGCAGGCTTCAAGATGGAGGCGGGCTTTCTCAAGCAGGTGCCGCTCGAACATCCCTACGTCAAAACCTATTTCGAGTATCAAAAGGACCTGCCCGGCGCGAACCTTGTGGTCATTGGCTTGCGCAGCAAGACCGGCGATATGTGGAATGTGGACTATTTCCGCAAGCTATATCAGATCACCGAAGAAGCCCGTTACATCCCCGGCGTGGACCGGGCCCGGTTGATTTCGCTATGGACGCCTAACACCCAGATTCTGGAGATCCATGAAGAGGGTTTTGATCTGGTAGACGTGGTGCCGGGCAACGTCACTGCCGACACGATGACACAGGCGGATGTGGATTCCATCCGTGATCGCGTTCTGACCAGCGACCTGTATGGCGATCTGGTGGCGCTGGATGAAACAGCGTCGATTATTCTGCTTCAGCTGCAGGAAGCAGGAGCCGGTGACGGCGACATTTCCAGCACGGCCAATCTGGCCCTGGAAGTCGCTGACATCATGGAACAGAAGATCCGTGCGCCGTTCTCTGACGACAAAACAGACGTACTGATCATCGGCTTTCCAAAATTCATTGGTGATATTGCCGAAGGTGCAACCATTGCAGTTGCCTTCTTCGGACTGGCCTTTGTGCTGACCGGCATCGCCGTCTTCATGTATGTCCGCTCCTTCACCCTGGCTGCCCTTGCCATCGGCTCGTCGCTTGTATCGGTGGTCTGGCAATTTGGTGTCCTGGGCATGATCGGGTTTGCGCTTGATCCCCTTGCCATTCTGGTGCCGTTCCTGGTCTATGCGATTGGCGTGAGCCACGGCATGCAGCAGGTCAATTTGATTGCGACACAGATTGCCAAGGGTACGGACGGCATGGGGGCCGCGCGGGCCACCTTCAGACGACTGCTCGTGCCCGGCTCAATGGCCCTGATGACGGACCTTGTGGGCTTTGTGACCCTCTATCTCATCCCGGTGGGTGTTGTGCGGGACATTGCCATTGTCGCGACCATCGGTGTGGCGCTCAAGATCATCACCAACCTCATCATGCTTCCGCTTATCGCATCGTACATTCCGCGAGACGACAAGCAGGTGCGGCTGTTCATACGTGCCCGAGCCCAACGTGAGCGGCTGATGAGCTACATTGCGAAGATCGCCCAGCCGCGACCTGCTGCGATCGTCACGGCCATGATGTTTGTTGCCATCGGGCTGGCCTACATGGTCAGCCGCGAACGGCATGTGGGCGACATTACGCCGGGCGCCTCCGAGCTGCGGGCTCAGTCCAAATACAATCAGGATACGGCCTATATCGCGACTGCACTGAGTGTGCCCACGGATGTTCTGATCATCATCCTCGAGACTCAGCCGGATGGCTGTATCGACCCCGCCGCCATGAACTATGCCGACAGGTTCTCGCTTTATATGGGTGGCGTTCCCGGTGTTGTGTCCGTTGATTCATTGCCCTTTGCAGCACGCTACTTCCAGTCCATCGGCGCGGAAGGGAACCTCAAATGGCGCGAGCTGCCGCCTACGTCGCGTCAGCTCATCGGTGCGACCGCACCTGTGCCGACGACCACAGGTCTGTTGAATGACCGATGCACCATTCTGCCGATCATCGCCTACATGCAGGACCATAAGGCGACCACCATCGAGACAGTGGTTGCTGCGGTTGAGGCCTATGAGGACATCAACCCGAGCGAGATCGTCAATATCCGTCTGGGCATGGGTGGCGTAGGCATTATTGCCGCTACCAACGAGGTCATTGAGGAAAGCGAAGCGCCGCTGATCTTGTATGTGTTTGCGACCATCATTGTTCTGGTGTTCCTGGCCTACTGGGACTGGCGCGCGGTCATCTGCTGTTGCATGCCACTGCTTCTGGCGACGTTCCTGGGCTATGTCTTCATGGTGGTGCTGGGCATCGGGCTTAAAGTCACCACCCTGCCCGTGCTGGTTCTGGGGACGGGCATCGGGGTGGACTACGCCTTCTACCTCTACAGCCAGATCAAATATTACCAGCGTCAGGGGCTTGGCCTTGCGGATGCCTATGAGGGCGCCCTCCTCTCGACCGGCATGGCAGTTGTCTACACCGCCATCATGCTGGCGGTCGGTGTGGCCACCTGGGTGCTTTCGCCGCTCAAGTTCCAGGCTGACATGGGGGCACTGCTGGCCTTCATGTTCCTGATGAACATGGTCGCTGCCATTATTGGGCTTCCGGCCTTTGCTGCGGTGCTGGAAAGACTGGCACCGCCGCGTGGATCACGGCCTGCTCTAGCGTAG
- a CDS encoding class I SAM-dependent methyltransferase codes for MGRKEFLLSLQSMSPEAIKRFKSMRKLPDEHTQTLESYLVTVTRPEVRSGVAKKQAPRKPAKRSAPSKPPKKAKTKAAADDNYVPFPDRFKAWWNGTELPQDKDAAIHTKQHAPTSATKAEAAEDVPATAQAAEDVPAAAPNVDSEWLEKIRARIWGEDFALPGGDGVIMNMAKAVDLKAGDHAADILPGCLGPGRALAEAFETPITCFFPPSDIERYAAEEKPDFNMSVLDPEDPDFGIRVFDKLFCREVLCFLPRRENFLAKAAAGLRGGGNFVFNDVVMMNDAEDCAAVKTWRAAEPEKPIMNTMAEYTRQLTAARLETKSTANVSKSYVALVEADWRRLMESLETDPLPPEGVDALMEEGRRWQARIAALKTGQIAIVRFVTSLRTIRSLSGPA; via the coding sequence ATGGGGAGAAAAGAATTCCTCCTTTCGCTGCAAAGCATGTCGCCTGAAGCCATCAAGCGTTTCAAAAGCATGCGCAAGCTCCCGGATGAGCACACACAAACCCTCGAAAGCTATCTCGTTACCGTCACGCGACCGGAAGTACGCTCTGGTGTGGCCAAAAAGCAGGCCCCACGAAAACCCGCCAAGCGCTCTGCTCCGTCGAAACCGCCAAAGAAAGCGAAGACCAAAGCTGCCGCGGATGACAATTATGTACCGTTCCCGGATCGCTTTAAGGCGTGGTGGAACGGCACCGAGTTGCCACAGGACAAAGACGCCGCCATTCACACAAAGCAGCACGCACCCACATCGGCGACCAAGGCAGAAGCGGCTGAAGATGTGCCTGCCACCGCACAGGCGGCTGAAGATGTACCTGCCGCTGCACCGAATGTAGATAGCGAGTGGCTGGAGAAAATTCGTGCCCGCATATGGGGTGAAGATTTTGCACTTCCCGGCGGCGACGGTGTGATCATGAACATGGCCAAAGCCGTTGACCTGAAAGCCGGCGACCATGCGGCAGACATTCTGCCCGGCTGTCTTGGTCCAGGACGTGCGCTGGCAGAAGCCTTTGAAACGCCGATCACGTGCTTCTTCCCGCCAAGCGACATTGAACGCTACGCGGCAGAAGAGAAGCCGGATTTCAACATGTCGGTGCTGGACCCTGAAGATCCTGACTTTGGAATCCGTGTCTTTGACAAGCTGTTTTGCCGCGAGGTCCTGTGCTTCCTCCCGCGCCGTGAGAATTTTCTAGCAAAGGCCGCAGCGGGACTGCGAGGCGGCGGGAATTTCGTGTTCAACGACGTGGTCATGATGAACGATGCCGAAGACTGTGCGGCAGTCAAAACATGGCGCGCGGCTGAACCGGAAAAACCGATCATGAACACCATGGCGGAATACACCCGGCAGCTCACAGCGGCACGGCTGGAAACGAAGTCCACGGCAAATGTCAGCAAGTCATATGTGGCTCTCGTGGAGGCCGACTGGCGCCGCCTGATGGAGAGCCTTGAGACAGACCCGCTTCCTCCTGAAGGCGTCGACGCGCTGATGGAAGAAGGCCGCCGCTGGCAGGCTCGCATTGCGGCCCTCAAGACGGGCCAGATCGCTATTGTGCGGTTTGTGACATCACTGCGGACGATCAGAAGTCTTAGCGGTCCCGCCTAG
- a CDS encoding PadR family transcriptional regulator yields MDVRTMCLGLLAFGDASGYEIKKEFEQGPSRHFMDASFGSIYPALTKMTDEGLLACRTEPQEKRPDKKVYSLTADGWNALDAAIKQPVSQDKIKSDFSFVMMFADRLPRSRVADLIDRQIEGSREGIREFEESDAPLDSAGVSFVRRYGLAMRKAHIDFLERNRHFIEAGAQDDPVEEEPVPEPVS; encoded by the coding sequence ATGGATGTTCGTACTATGTGCCTTGGATTGCTCGCCTTTGGCGATGCATCGGGCTACGAGATCAAAAAAGAGTTCGAGCAGGGCCCCTCGCGCCACTTCATGGATGCGAGCTTTGGCTCGATTTACCCTGCGCTGACAAAAATGACCGACGAGGGCCTTTTGGCCTGCCGTACGGAGCCGCAGGAAAAACGCCCGGACAAAAAGGTCTATTCGCTCACGGCGGATGGCTGGAATGCCCTTGATGCGGCGATCAAACAGCCTGTGAGCCAGGACAAGATCAAATCCGACTTCTCATTTGTCATGATGTTTGCTGACCGGCTGCCCCGGTCGCGGGTGGCTGACCTGATTGACCGACAGATCGAAGGCTCTCGCGAAGGCATTCGCGAGTTTGAAGAATCAGACGCGCCACTCGACAGTGCCGGTGTTTCCTTTGTCCGCCGATATGGCCTTGCCATGCGCAAGGCGCATATCGATTTTCTCGAGCGCAACAGGCACTTCATTGAAGCTGGTGCCCAGGATGATCCGGTTGAGGAAGAGCCGGTCCCGGAGCCGGTTTCATAA
- a CDS encoding efflux RND transporter periplasmic adaptor subunit has translation MTIKRSYVLATAIAIILAVWILSGQFGTVEGEAGSEETAAATEGDVLAESQDVQTVRARVFESQPVRRDIVIRGRTEPVRAVEVRAETSGSVTKLPVEKGEYVSKGDLLCGLSINARGARLAEAKALREQRWLQYDASQKLAAKGHRSETQAAADKAGYDAAVAQVRQMEVEMSYTRIKAPFDGVLDNRFVEIGDFLSVSQPCATVVDLDPILVVGQVSERDVDKLSMGSVGQARLISGQMLEGVVRFIAKTAEQETRTFRVELAVPNKDNTLPAGITAEIIVAAEAVTAHLMSPAFLVLNDKGAIGVRMVGADKIARFQEVSVLEDSNDGVWVGGLPEKATIITVGQEFVRDGQPVEVTMENDGAQS, from the coding sequence ATGACCATCAAGAGAAGCTACGTATTGGCAACCGCTATCGCAATTATTCTTGCGGTCTGGATCCTGTCCGGCCAGTTCGGGACCGTTGAGGGGGAGGCCGGTTCGGAAGAAACCGCGGCAGCCACCGAAGGTGATGTCCTTGCTGAGAGCCAGGATGTGCAGACGGTGCGGGCGCGGGTTTTTGAATCTCAGCCGGTGCGCCGTGACATCGTCATTCGCGGACGGACAGAACCCGTGCGTGCCGTTGAAGTGCGTGCTGAAACGTCCGGATCGGTAACAAAACTACCTGTTGAAAAGGGCGAATATGTTTCCAAGGGCGACCTGCTGTGCGGGCTGTCCATCAACGCCCGCGGCGCCCGTCTTGCGGAAGCAAAAGCCCTGCGTGAGCAGCGCTGGTTGCAGTATGACGCCTCGCAGAAGCTGGCCGCCAAGGGCCACCGCTCGGAGACGCAGGCTGCCGCAGACAAGGCCGGATATGACGCCGCTGTGGCGCAGGTGCGCCAGATGGAAGTGGAGATGAGCTACACGCGCATCAAAGCACCGTTTGATGGCGTGCTGGACAATCGCTTTGTTGAAATCGGCGACTTCCTGTCCGTCAGCCAGCCCTGCGCCACCGTGGTCGATCTTGATCCGATCCTCGTGGTCGGTCAGGTGTCCGAACGCGACGTGGACAAGCTCTCCATGGGCAGTGTCGGCCAGGCGCGGTTGATCTCCGGCCAGATGCTTGAAGGCGTCGTTCGCTTTATTGCAAAGACCGCCGAGCAGGAAACACGCACCTTCCGCGTCGAGCTGGCGGTTCCCAACAAGGACAACACGCTGCCTGCGGGGATCACGGCTGAAATCATCGTGGCGGCGGAAGCCGTGACGGCACATTTGATGTCGCCGGCGTTCCTGGTCCTCAACGACAAGGGTGCCATCGGCGTTCGCATGGTTGGTGCGGATAAGATTGCGCGCTTCCAGGAAGTTTCGGTTCTTGAAGACAGCAATGACGGTGTGTGGGTCGGCGGCCTTCCCGAGAAGGCAACGATCATCACTGTTGGTCAGGAATTCGTGCGCGACGGGCAACCCGTCGAGGTCACGATGGAAAATGATGGGGCACAATCATGA
- a CDS encoding efflux RND transporter permease subunit, whose product MNPLVAASVGRTRTVLTTMVLLVLAGITSYLSIPKEADPDIAIPFFFVSIPYPGISPEDGERLLVKPMETELRTLEGLEEIQAFASQGFAGIILEFDVSFDKDQALQEVREKVDLARAEIPTEAEEPIITEFNASLFPVLVVALSGDVPERALLQRARKLQDAIEAVPTVLEAKLVGDREELLEVVIDPVKLESYDVSQRELINAVSLNNQLVAAGALDTGQGRFNVKVPGLFENREDVMGLAVKSSGEGVVTLDDIADIRRTFKDADSFARFNGGPAIVIEVTKRLGSNIINTNNAVRAIVEEETARWPKDIKISYTQDQSSWIYRSINSLEASIITAISLVMIVVVAALGMRSAILVGVAIPTSFLIGFFLLALSGLTLNMMVMFGLLLAVGMLVDGAIVIVEFADRKMAEGVDRVEAYVSASSRMFWPIISSTATTLAAFLPMLLWPGVSGQFMSYLPLTLIFVLIASLITALIFLPVLGSIFGKAEAANQATLRSLSGAETGDVLALEGITGTYVRLLNTLIKRPFQVIGGTLSVLVGIFFLYGSFNNGVEFFVNTEPEQAAILVSARGNLSAEEMLLLVNEVESIVLDVSGVASAFAQTGPGQGGPGQGGDAPADMIGRISIELAPYEERRPGAIILDEIRDRTMNLPGINVEVRKREDGPPTGKDVQIQLSSRDPVALRAMTEKVRDHFANNVADLIDIEDSLPLPGIEWVLKIDREQAGRFGADVAAIGATVQMVTNGILVGTYRPDDADDEVDIRARFPVSDRSIDQLDQLRLRTPNGLVPLSNFITREPARQVNEITRIDGIQVMDVKANTTNGVLADDKVTELKAWIANEANIDPRVNVRFRGADENQAESAAFLGNAMIAALFLMFIILLTQFNSFYHSVLTLSAVIMSTMGVLLGMVITGHTFSVIMTGTGIVALAGIVVNNNIVLIDTFQGLLARGMDPVEAVLRTAGQRLRPVLLTTITTICGLLPMATQINVGFFDRSVTYGGPVAVWWVQLSTAIISGLSFATLLTLVVTPVMLAAPTVIRQSSLNIRETVENLLRRRSLRDRRYGGAAE is encoded by the coding sequence ATGAACCCGCTTGTTGCAGCATCGGTAGGGCGAACACGCACCGTTCTGACGACGATGGTGTTGCTGGTCCTTGCCGGGATCACGTCATATCTGTCGATTCCCAAGGAAGCTGACCCGGACATCGCCATTCCGTTTTTCTTTGTGTCTATCCCCTATCCAGGCATTTCACCGGAAGACGGGGAACGTCTGCTTGTGAAGCCAATGGAGACAGAACTTCGGACACTTGAGGGCCTTGAAGAAATCCAGGCGTTTGCCTCGCAGGGGTTTGCCGGCATCATTCTCGAGTTTGATGTCTCCTTCGACAAGGATCAGGCGCTGCAGGAAGTCCGCGAAAAGGTTGACCTGGCGCGGGCGGAGATCCCGACCGAAGCCGAAGAACCGATTATCACGGAGTTCAATGCCAGCCTGTTCCCGGTTCTGGTGGTTGCGCTGTCGGGGGACGTTCCTGAGCGTGCCCTGCTTCAACGCGCGCGCAAACTGCAGGATGCCATTGAGGCTGTTCCGACCGTTCTTGAGGCCAAACTTGTGGGCGACCGCGAAGAGCTTCTTGAGGTGGTTATCGATCCTGTGAAGCTTGAATCCTATGACGTATCGCAGCGCGAACTCATCAATGCGGTGTCACTGAATAACCAGTTGGTCGCCGCCGGTGCGCTTGATACGGGCCAGGGCCGCTTTAACGTCAAAGTGCCGGGACTTTTTGAGAACCGCGAAGACGTGATGGGCCTCGCCGTCAAGTCGTCTGGCGAAGGCGTTGTGACGCTCGATGATATTGCGGACATCCGCCGCACGTTCAAGGATGCGGACAGCTTTGCGCGGTTCAATGGTGGCCCTGCCATCGTCATTGAGGTGACGAAGCGGCTTGGCTCGAACATCATCAACACCAACAATGCGGTGCGGGCGATCGTTGAGGAAGAAACAGCGCGATGGCCTAAAGACATCAAGATTTCCTACACTCAGGATCAGTCGTCGTGGATCTATCGCTCGATCAACTCCCTTGAAGCTTCCATCATCACCGCGATCAGCCTTGTGATGATCGTGGTGGTTGCAGCGCTTGGCATGCGCTCTGCCATCCTCGTCGGCGTGGCCATTCCCACATCCTTCCTGATCGGCTTTTTCCTTCTGGCGTTATCTGGCCTCACCTTGAACATGATGGTGATGTTCGGCCTGCTGCTGGCTGTGGGCATGCTGGTGGACGGCGCCATCGTGATTGTTGAGTTCGCGGATCGAAAAATGGCCGAGGGGGTAGACCGTGTAGAGGCCTATGTCTCGGCCTCATCGCGAATGTTCTGGCCCATTATCTCGTCCACCGCGACAACACTGGCAGCGTTCCTGCCGATGTTGCTGTGGCCGGGCGTGAGCGGGCAGTTCATGTCATACCTTCCCCTTACCCTGATCTTCGTGCTCATTGCCTCTTTGATCACGGCCCTCATTTTCCTGCCGGTTCTTGGCTCCATTTTTGGTAAGGCGGAAGCGGCCAATCAGGCAACTCTGCGCAGTCTGTCCGGTGCGGAAACAGGCGACGTGCTGGCCCTTGAGGGGATCACAGGTACGTATGTGCGCCTGCTCAACACGCTCATCAAACGCCCCTTCCAGGTGATTGGTGGCACTTTGAGTGTGCTGGTGGGCATCTTCTTCCTGTATGGCTCGTTCAACAACGGCGTCGAGTTCTTTGTGAACACTGAGCCTGAACAAGCTGCCATTCTGGTGAGTGCCCGGGGCAATCTCTCGGCGGAAGAAATGCTGCTGCTCGTCAATGAAGTCGAGAGCATTGTGCTCGATGTATCCGGTGTTGCGTCTGCGTTCGCGCAGACGGGTCCCGGACAAGGTGGCCCGGGTCAGGGTGGCGATGCACCTGCTGACATGATTGGCCGCATTTCCATTGAGTTGGCGCCTTATGAAGAACGGCGACCCGGCGCGATCATTCTTGATGAAATCCGCGACCGCACGATGAACCTTCCGGGCATCAATGTGGAAGTGCGCAAGCGTGAAGACGGTCCACCGACGGGCAAGGACGTGCAGATCCAGCTCTCTTCGCGTGACCCGGTTGCCCTGCGTGCCATGACCGAGAAGGTCAGGGATCATTTCGCCAACAATGTTGCGGACCTGATCGACATTGAAGATTCACTGCCTCTGCCGGGCATTGAGTGGGTGCTGAAGATCGACCGCGAACAGGCAGGCCGGTTTGGTGCCGACGTAGCGGCCATCGGTGCCACGGTTCAGATGGTCACCAATGGTATTCTGGTTGGGACCTATCGCCCGGACGATGCGGACGACGAGGTGGACATCCGTGCGCGTTTCCCTGTCTCCGACCGGTCCATTGACCAGTTGGATCAGCTGCGCCTGAGGACGCCTAATGGTCTGGTGCCGCTTTCCAACTTCATTACCCGCGAGCCGGCGCGGCAGGTGAATGAAATCACCCGCATCGACGGCATTCAGGTCATGGACGTGAAAGCCAATACAACCAACGGCGTGCTGGCCGATGACAAGGTAACTGAACTCAAGGCTTGGATTGCCAACGAGGCCAATATTGACCCGCGGGTCAATGTGCGGTTCCGCGGTGCTGACGAGAACCAGGCTGAATCGGCAGCCTTCCTAGGCAATGCGATGATTGCAGCCCTGTTCTTGATGTTCATCATCCTGCTGACGCAGTTCAATTCGTTCTACCACTCGGTGCTGACACTCTCCGCCGTGATCATGTCCACCATGGGCGTGCTGCTTGGCATGGTGATTACCGGACATACGTTCTCGGTCATCATGACGGGCACAGGCATCGTGGCTTTGGCCGGGATTGTGGTGAACAACAACATTGTGCTCATCGATACGTTCCAGGGCCTGCTGGCACGGGGCATGGACCCGGTTGAAGCTGTGCTGCGCACCGCAGGCCAGCGTCTGCGGCCGGTGTTGCTGACCACGATCACGACGATCTGCGGTTTGCTCCCCATGGCCACCCAGATCAATGTGGGCTTCTTTGACCGAAGCGTCACCTATGGCGGCCCTGTTGCTGTGTGGTGGGTTCAGTTGTCCACGGCGATCATCTCAGGCCTGAGCTTTGCGACCCTGCTGACGCTGGTGGTGACACCGGTGATGCTGGCCGCGCCGACGGTAATCCGTCAAAGCTCATTGAACATCCGCGAGACGGTTGAGAACCTGCTGCGCCGCCGCTCACTGCGTGACCGGCGATATGGCGGAGCGGCCGAGTAA
- a CDS encoding phosphatidylcholine/phosphatidylserine synthase, with protein sequence MTKDHESAPSKIEDKLTGKSLRGRMRRSGEKRQQAPLRNLLPNVLTVLALCAGLTAIRFGLEGRYEFAVYAILVAALLDALDGRLARMLKAQSSFGAELDSLADFFNFGVAPVLILYTWSLDALGGLGWVAVLGYSVACALRLARFNVAAEDPDRPSWANAFFVGVPAPAAAGLVMLPLYMDFTQITTFNTWPSLVAVHIGVVAFLMVSRLPTFSGKHLRLSTRRDKALPFLLGVALVAALAVSYPWMTVIGITALYAVSLPLAFWRHRVLEKRTQIARASRDRSLDEQAGD encoded by the coding sequence ATGACCAAAGACCACGAGTCCGCACCATCGAAGATTGAGGACAAGCTGACCGGCAAGTCCCTGCGTGGCCGCATGCGCCGATCTGGCGAGAAGCGTCAGCAGGCCCCTTTACGCAATCTTCTGCCAAATGTGCTGACCGTGCTTGCCTTGTGTGCGGGTTTGACGGCCATCCGTTTTGGGCTGGAAGGCCGATACGAGTTTGCCGTCTATGCAATTCTCGTTGCCGCCTTGCTTGATGCCTTGGACGGTCGGCTTGCGCGCATGCTCAAGGCGCAATCAAGTTTTGGGGCTGAATTGGATTCGCTCGCCGATTTTTTCAATTTCGGCGTGGCTCCGGTCCTGATCCTCTACACATGGAGCCTGGATGCGTTGGGCGGCCTGGGCTGGGTCGCTGTCCTTGGCTATTCGGTAGCCTGCGCCCTGCGGCTGGCACGCTTCAACGTCGCTGCCGAGGATCCTGATCGACCGTCATGGGCGAACGCGTTTTTTGTGGGCGTACCGGCGCCAGCCGCCGCCGGACTGGTGATGCTGCCGCTCTATATGGATTTCACGCAGATCACGACGTTCAACACCTGGCCGTCGCTGGTGGCGGTCCATATCGGTGTCGTCGCCTTCCTGATGGTCAGCCGCCTGCCAACGTTCTCCGGCAAGCACTTAAGGCTTTCCACCCGCCGCGATAAGGCGCTGCCTTTTTTGCTCGGCGTGGCATTGGTGGCCGCCTTGGCAGTCAGCTATCCGTGGATGACGGTTATTGGCATTACGGCTCTATATGCCGTGTCTCTGCCACTCGCGTTCTGGCGACACCGCGTGCTCGAGAAGCGCACGCAGATTGCGCGCGCTTCCCGGGATCGCAGTTTGGATGAGCAGGCCGGCGACTAG
- a CDS encoding phosphatidylserine decarboxylase has translation MVLMRDLLAFVPPMHPEGRRFVLIFAAITLVLFWVWQPFGWIGVIATVWCAWFFRDPERVTPDRPGLVIAPADGVINMIAEAVPPPEMGLGDEPLTRISVFMNVFNVHIIRSPVEAAAIRTAYRPGKFFDASLDKASEENERSSVLLRTGGGREYCVVMVAGLVARRILPFVNQDDHLEAGDRIGLIRFGSRVDVYLPKGLDPLVCVGQTSVGGETVLADHHVHDDHRPGRRS, from the coding sequence GTGGTTCTCATGCGCGATCTTTTGGCATTTGTTCCGCCCATGCACCCCGAAGGCCGGCGTTTTGTGCTCATCTTTGCAGCAATCACGCTTGTGCTGTTTTGGGTCTGGCAGCCGTTCGGGTGGATAGGTGTTATCGCCACGGTTTGGTGTGCGTGGTTCTTCCGTGATCCTGAGCGCGTGACGCCGGATCGTCCGGGTCTTGTCATCGCGCCCGCTGATGGTGTCATCAACATGATTGCAGAAGCCGTGCCGCCACCTGAAATGGGACTGGGTGACGAACCCCTGACGCGCATCAGCGTCTTCATGAATGTGTTCAACGTTCATATCATTCGCTCCCCGGTTGAAGCCGCTGCCATCCGCACAGCCTATCGCCCCGGCAAGTTCTTTGATGCGTCCCTGGACAAGGCATCAGAGGAAAACGAACGCTCCTCCGTGCTTCTGCGCACGGGCGGTGGTCGTGAATATTGCGTGGTGATGGTTGCAGGCCTTGTCGCGCGCCGCATTCTTCCCTTCGTCAATCAGGATGATCACCTTGAGGCAGGTGACCGCATCGGCCTTATCCGCTTTGGCAGCCGTGTGGACGTTTACCTACCCAAGGGGCTGGACCCTCTCGTGTGCGTTGGACAAACCAGCGTCGGTGGCGAAACCGTGCTGGCGGATCATCACGTGCATGACGATCATCGCCCCGGACGTCGCTCATGA